One genomic region from uncultured Cohaesibacter sp. encodes:
- a CDS encoding inorganic phosphate transporter has translation MKVGDYLKIENATDISRSEVGRLGTAILFMVGVMIYAGTQFAHVDQSFLLIAAAVIGAYMSLNIGANDVANNVGPAVGSFAMTMTMAIVIAAVFEAGGAIIAGGEVVHTVKKGIIDPADIANTDVFIWVMMGALLGAAIWLNAATWLGAPVSTTHSIVGGVMGAGIASAGWDIVNWDSMIKIAASWVISPLTGGIIAALTLFTLKKLIFFKDDPVTAARKVMPYVVSIMAWAFTTYLCLKGIKQLIKIEFPAALAIGAAVAVLCYFIVRPMIARATDRIGDGADGVNKLFTIPLIFAAALLSFAHGANDVANAVGPLAGIVEVLTVSGGDHSQVAIPLWVMVIGALGISFGLALFGPKLIHTVGSEITELDRSRAFCIALAAAITVIIASQLGMPISSTHVALGAVFGVGFLREFLEQRMGKVVENVLAKHVGSPDLSKVEQVLAEFRNAPAEEKKIMLDSLKAMGPEAVISAAQRKKLRKALKRQLVKRSTLLKIASAWIITVPVSGVLAALFYFALRGMMLP, from the coding sequence ATGAAGGTTGGAGACTATCTCAAGATAGAAAACGCAACTGATATAAGCAGATCTGAAGTTGGGCGGCTGGGCACTGCCATTCTTTTCATGGTCGGCGTCATGATCTACGCAGGCACCCAGTTTGCCCATGTAGACCAATCCTTTCTCCTGATCGCTGCCGCCGTAATCGGCGCCTATATGTCCCTGAATATCGGTGCCAACGATGTGGCCAACAATGTCGGCCCCGCAGTCGGTTCCTTTGCCATGACCATGACAATGGCCATTGTCATAGCGGCGGTGTTTGAAGCGGGCGGCGCCATCATCGCAGGCGGAGAAGTGGTTCATACCGTCAAGAAGGGCATCATTGATCCGGCCGATATTGCCAACACGGATGTTTTCATCTGGGTTATGATGGGAGCCCTCTTGGGCGCGGCCATCTGGCTGAATGCAGCCACATGGCTTGGCGCTCCGGTTTCCACCACGCACTCGATTGTGGGCGGGGTCATGGGCGCCGGGATCGCCAGCGCCGGTTGGGACATCGTCAACTGGGATTCCATGATCAAGATCGCGGCCAGCTGGGTCATCTCGCCCCTCACGGGCGGCATCATAGCTGCCCTGACGCTTTTCACGCTTAAAAAGCTGATTTTTTTCAAGGATGATCCGGTCACTGCGGCACGCAAGGTGATGCCTTACGTCGTCTCGATCATGGCTTGGGCCTTCACCACCTATCTCTGCCTTAAAGGCATCAAGCAACTCATCAAGATCGAGTTTCCTGCTGCTCTGGCCATCGGTGCTGCCGTGGCTGTCCTTTGCTATTTCATCGTCCGCCCGATGATCGCCCGGGCAACCGATCGTATCGGAGACGGCGCGGATGGCGTCAACAAGCTTTTCACCATCCCGTTGATCTTTGCAGCGGCCCTCCTAAGCTTTGCCCATGGCGCCAACGATGTGGCCAACGCAGTTGGTCCACTTGCCGGTATTGTTGAAGTATTGACCGTTTCGGGCGGGGATCATTCTCAGGTTGCCATTCCGCTTTGGGTCATGGTGATCGGCGCTCTGGGCATTTCTTTCGGTCTGGCGCTGTTTGGTCCCAAACTCATTCATACCGTCGGCTCCGAAATCACCGAACTGGACCGGTCCCGCGCATTCTGTATTGCGCTGGCCGCGGCCATCACCGTGATCATCGCCAGCCAGCTTGGTATGCCGATCAGTTCCACCCATGTAGCACTTGGTGCAGTCTTTGGCGTCGGCTTCTTGCGTGAATTCTTGGAACAGCGCATGGGCAAGGTCGTCGAGAATGTCCTCGCCAAGCATGTGGGCAGCCCCGATCTGAGCAAGGTGGAACAGGTTTTGGCCGAATTCCGCAATGCCCCGGCCGAAGAAAAGAAGATCATGCTCGATTCCCTCAAGGCCATGGGGCCTGAGGCAGTGATCTCCGCAGCGCAACGCAAGAAATTGCGCAAGGCCCTCAAGCGTCAGCTGGTCAAACGCTCGACCTTGCTGAAAATCGCGTCGGCATGGATCATCACCGTGCCCGTTTCCGGCGTGCTGGCTGCCTTGTTCTATTTCGCGCTCAGAGGCATGATGCTTCCTTAA
- a CDS encoding Na/Pi symporter produces MLKRILLPLILSLLLIAFWFSSDFQEIAAGVAVFLFGMLMLEDGFKLFSGGFLEKILARATGSTFRSISFGILTTTMMQSSSLVSVITISFLSAGLISLIAGVGIIFGANIGTTTGAWLVAGFGLKVKISAYAMPMLAVAIVLVFQRNKYWRGAGYVLAGLGFLFLGIHYMKEGFEAFKDQFDLTRFAMSGILGLIVYTLVGSAATVVMQSSHATMVLILTGLSAGQISYANALALAIGANIGTTITAIIGSLTANYQGKRLALAHLIFNLVTASVALVFINQLRQAVDFVSLHMGIADTDYALKLAVFHTIFNVLGVAIMLPLMNWLIAFLTQRIAEPKLDISKPKYLNEAVDAFPATIELALRKEVLHLQENAVELIAHGLNIHRHQLYSSNDIALTVQSSRSTFELDIDARYEARVKTLYSAIVDFTSRVGDKDIPHTVLERAYRLRNAATAMVRAVKAIKHMRRNANLFTSKPMGAATDLYNTLRTEIARILAQLHALNQMDEDSRDSAWLEEELAKIKKAKNASTQLVEAHIRAGDLEMQSATSFLNDSDYAYNAMKDLLKAAKAIYSEPESTEEQVERILKSDESGPQLGKIMAEQERDGAFDVHPV; encoded by the coding sequence GTGCTCAAGAGAATACTGCTGCCCCTCATCCTTTCCCTGCTGCTGATCGCCTTCTGGTTCAGTTCAGACTTTCAGGAAATCGCTGCCGGGGTGGCAGTTTTTCTTTTTGGCATGCTGATGCTGGAAGATGGCTTCAAGCTCTTCTCCGGCGGTTTTCTCGAAAAGATACTGGCCAGAGCCACCGGCTCAACCTTTCGCTCGATCAGCTTCGGCATTCTCACCACGACCATGATGCAATCAAGCTCGCTGGTCTCGGTCATCACCATTTCCTTTCTCTCCGCCGGGCTCATTTCTCTCATCGCGGGCGTAGGCATCATATTCGGAGCCAATATCGGCACGACCACCGGCGCCTGGCTGGTTGCCGGCTTCGGCCTCAAGGTTAAGATTTCCGCCTATGCCATGCCCATGCTGGCTGTTGCCATCGTGCTGGTTTTCCAGCGCAACAAATATTGGCGTGGGGCAGGCTATGTGCTGGCCGGTCTGGGCTTCCTGTTTCTGGGCATTCATTACATGAAAGAGGGCTTCGAGGCCTTCAAGGACCAGTTCGACCTCACCCGTTTTGCCATGTCCGGCATTCTCGGCCTCATCGTCTACACGCTGGTCGGGTCCGCCGCGACCGTCGTCATGCAATCCAGCCACGCAACCATGGTCCTCATCCTGACGGGGCTGTCTGCTGGTCAGATTTCCTATGCCAATGCGCTGGCGCTGGCGATCGGGGCCAATATCGGCACGACTATCACGGCGATCATCGGCTCGCTGACGGCCAATTATCAAGGCAAGCGTCTGGCCCTCGCCCATCTGATCTTCAATCTGGTGACCGCCAGCGTGGCGTTGGTCTTCATCAATCAGCTTCGGCAGGCCGTGGACTTTGTCAGCCTGCATATGGGCATCGCAGATACGGACTATGCCCTCAAGCTTGCCGTCTTTCACACCATCTTCAATGTGCTGGGGGTAGCCATCATGCTGCCGCTCATGAACTGGCTGATTGCTTTTCTCACCCAGCGGATTGCCGAACCCAAGCTCGACATATCCAAACCCAAATATCTCAATGAAGCGGTCGACGCCTTCCCCGCCACCATCGAGTTGGCCTTACGTAAGGAAGTGCTGCATTTGCAGGAAAATGCTGTCGAGCTGATCGCCCATGGCCTCAACATCCACCGTCACCAGCTTTATTCTAGCAACGACATCGCTCTTACGGTGCAATCCAGTCGTTCCACCTTCGAGTTGGATATTGACGCCCGCTATGAGGCGCGGGTGAAAACACTCTACTCAGCGATCGTCGATTTCACCTCGCGGGTCGGCGACAAGGACATTCCCCACACAGTTCTGGAACGCGCTTACCGGCTGCGCAATGCAGCAACAGCCATGGTGCGTGCCGTCAAGGCCATCAAACATATGCGGCGCAACGCCAACCTCTTTACCAGCAAGCCAATGGGAGCCGCGACAGATCTCTATAATACATTGCGCACGGAAATCGCCCGCATTCTTGCCCAATTGCATGCCCTCAACCAGATGGACGAGGACAGCCGGGATAGCGCGTGGCTTGAGGAAGAGCTCGCCAAGATCAAGAAGGCCAAGAATGCCAGCACCCAGCTGGTAGAAGCCCATATCCGTGCTGGAGACCTGGAGATGCAGTCAGCAACGTCCTTCCTCAATGATTCCGACTATGCCTATAACGCCATGAAAGACTTGCTCAAAGCAGCCAAGGCCATCTATTCCGAACCGGAAAGCACCGAGGAACAGGTCGAGCGTATCCTCAAATCCGATGAATCCGGCCCTCAACTTGGAAAGATCATGGCAGAGCAGGAGCGAGACGGCGCATTTGACGTTCACCCCGTTTGA
- the fghA gene encoding S-formylglutathione hydrolase produces the protein MDRIEQHASFGGTQSVYQHASQVLGCDMKVAVFVPAHEEGERLPVIYWLSGLTCTEQNFITKAGAQRYAAEHGVILVAPDTSPRGEGVADDEAYDLGQGAGFYLNATQEPWAKQFQMEDYITKELPALIEATFPASEKRSIMGHSMGGHGALTLALRHPGLYLAVSAFSPIVAPTQVPWGEKAFSAYLGDDREAWKAHDATALLASAKERLPILIDQGDADDFLAGQLKPEIFEAEAKRVGHPLTLRMQKGHDHSYYFIASFIGDHIAHHAKALKA, from the coding sequence ATGGACCGTATCGAACAACATGCCTCATTCGGAGGAACCCAGAGCGTTTATCAGCATGCCTCTCAAGTGCTCGGCTGCGATATGAAGGTGGCCGTCTTCGTGCCTGCCCATGAAGAGGGGGAGCGCCTGCCTGTAATCTACTGGCTTTCGGGCCTCACCTGCACGGAACAGAATTTCATCACCAAGGCCGGTGCACAGCGCTACGCTGCAGAGCATGGCGTGATCCTTGTGGCGCCAGATACCAGCCCACGTGGCGAAGGCGTGGCAGACGACGAAGCCTATGATCTGGGACAGGGGGCTGGCTTCTATCTCAATGCGACCCAGGAGCCATGGGCAAAGCAATTTCAGATGGAAGACTATATCACCAAGGAATTGCCAGCCCTGATCGAAGCCACTTTTCCGGCCAGCGAAAAACGCTCCATCATGGGCCATTCCATGGGCGGCCATGGTGCGCTGACCTTGGCCTTGCGCCATCCTGGGCTCTATCTGGCGGTTTCTGCCTTTTCTCCCATCGTGGCGCCGACGCAGGTGCCATGGGGTGAGAAAGCTTTTTCAGCCTATCTTGGCGATGATCGCGAGGCATGGAAGGCGCATGACGCAACCGCGCTTCTGGCTTCGGCTAAGGAGCGTCTGCCGATTCTGATTGATCAGGGAGATGCCGATGACTTTCTTGCCGGGCAGCTGAAACCGGAGATTTTCGAAGCAGAAGCCAAGCGTGTTGGCCATCCGCTGACCCTGCGCATGCAGAAAGGGCATGACCACAGCTACTATTTCATTGCCAGCTTCATCGGCGATCATATCGCCCATCATGCCAAGGCTCTGAAGGCCTGA
- a CDS encoding S-(hydroxymethyl)glutathione dehydrogenase/class III alcohol dehydrogenase, whose protein sequence is MKSRAAVAFAPNKPLEIVEIDVAPPKHGEVLIQISDTGVCHTDAFTLSGADPEGVFPVVLGHEGAGVVVEVGEGVTSVAPGDHVIPLYTAECGECEFCKSGKTNLCVAVRETQGKGLMPDGTTRFSYNGEPLFHYMGCSTFSEYTVVAEVSLAKINPEANHEHVCLLGCGVTTGIGAVHNTAKVQEGDSVAVFGLGGIGLAVIQGARQAKAGRIIAIDTNPSKFDLAREFGATDFVNPKDYDKPIQQVIIEMTGWGVDHSFECIGNVDVMRAALECAHRGWGQSVVIGVAGAGQEISTRPFQLVTGRHWMGSAFGGVKGRTQLPGMVEDAMKGDIDLEPFVTHVMPLDDINNAFDLMHEGKSIRSVIKY, encoded by the coding sequence ATGAAATCACGTGCTGCAGTCGCATTTGCGCCCAACAAACCTCTCGAAATCGTTGAAATCGATGTCGCTCCGCCCAAACATGGCGAAGTGCTGATCCAGATTTCTGACACCGGCGTTTGCCATACCGATGCTTTTACCCTTTCCGGTGCCGACCCTGAGGGTGTGTTCCCGGTCGTTCTGGGCCATGAAGGCGCTGGTGTTGTTGTCGAAGTTGGTGAAGGTGTGACCTCTGTTGCTCCGGGTGACCACGTTATTCCGCTTTACACCGCTGAATGCGGCGAATGCGAATTCTGCAAATCGGGCAAGACCAACCTCTGCGTCGCCGTGCGCGAAACGCAAGGGAAGGGCCTGATGCCGGATGGCACCACCCGCTTCTCTTATAATGGCGAGCCTCTCTTCCACTATATGGGCTGTTCCACCTTCTCAGAATATACGGTCGTGGCCGAGGTTTCCCTTGCCAAGATCAATCCGGAAGCCAACCATGAGCATGTCTGCCTGTTGGGCTGTGGTGTGACCACCGGTATTGGTGCCGTGCATAACACGGCCAAGGTTCAGGAAGGCGACTCGGTCGCTGTCTTCGGTCTGGGCGGTATTGGTCTTGCCGTTATTCAGGGGGCTCGTCAGGCCAAGGCTGGCCGTATCATCGCCATCGATACCAACCCAAGCAAGTTCGATCTGGCCCGTGAGTTTGGTGCAACCGATTTCGTTAATCCGAAGGATTATGACAAGCCGATCCAGCAGGTCATCATCGAGATGACCGGTTGGGGCGTGGATCATTCCTTCGAATGCATCGGCAATGTGGACGTCATGCGCGCGGCTCTGGAATGCGCCCATCGGGGTTGGGGGCAGTCTGTTGTTATCGGAGTTGCCGGAGCAGGGCAGGAAATCTCTACTCGTCCGTTCCAGCTTGTTACCGGTCGTCACTGGATGGGATCTGCCTTTGGTGGCGTCAAGGGGCGCACCCAGCTGCCGGGCATGGTGGAAGATGCCATGAAAGGCGATATCGATCTGGAACCGTTCGTGACCCACGTCATGCCACTGGATGACATCAACAATGCCTTTGATCTCATGCATGAAGGCAAGTCCATCCGCTCCGTGATCAAATACTGA
- a CDS encoding metal/formaldehyde-sensitive transcriptional repressor — protein sequence MPKSPEDKKRALTRVRKIKGQCEALERAIEAGADCTPILQQIAAVRGAVNGLMVEVMDSHIREEFVFPDDPGGKKTQELLHLVRNYLK from the coding sequence ATGCCCAAAAGTCCCGAAGACAAAAAACGTGCTCTGACGCGCGTCCGCAAGATCAAAGGCCAATGCGAGGCATTGGAACGCGCAATCGAAGCTGGCGCGGATTGTACGCCGATCCTGCAACAGATTGCAGCGGTTCGGGGCGCCGTCAATGGGCTGATGGTTGAAGTCATGGATAGCCATATTCGGGAGGAATTTGTTTTTCCCGATGACCCCGGCGGCAAGAAAACGCAGGAACTGCTTCATCTTGTTCGGAACTATCTGAAATAG
- a CDS encoding Gfo/Idh/MocA family oxidoreductase → MALNDTNMQIQSHRKLKLGMVGGGVTAFIGGVHRIASRIDDRYELVAGALDDDPERGKAFAVAIGIAPDRAYDTYENMIKAEASREDKPDVIAIVTPNFLHYPVAKAALEAGFHVICEKPMTTSLDDAKVLAETVKRTGKTLFLTHTYTGYPMVRQAREMVANGAIGALRRVQVEYAQDWLAAPDEDPESASANWRNDPKKAGQGGAIGDIGTHSYNLAAFVSGVEPTEILAELTALVPGRQVDDDACILLRYANGAKGSIWASQVVAGNGNNLSLRIYGAKGGLEWWQEKPEELWYTPLGEPRRLLRRNGVENTPAAVAGSRIPAAHPEGYLEAFANIYRDAADAIEANEAAVLVPNADDGVSGLAFVEASLESSAKGGVWVSLKDKA, encoded by the coding sequence ATGGCCTTGAATGATACCAATATGCAAATCCAGAGCCACCGCAAGCTGAAGCTGGGCATGGTAGGAGGCGGAGTGACGGCCTTTATTGGTGGTGTGCACCGTATCGCGTCGCGCATTGATGATCGCTATGAACTGGTCGCTGGTGCGCTCGATGACGACCCGGAGCGCGGCAAGGCTTTTGCCGTTGCCATCGGCATTGCGCCAGATCGGGCCTATGACACTTACGAGAATATGATCAAGGCGGAAGCAAGCCGTGAAGACAAGCCTGATGTGATTGCCATTGTGACGCCGAATTTTCTGCATTATCCGGTGGCCAAAGCGGCACTGGAAGCTGGTTTCCATGTGATCTGCGAAAAGCCGATGACCACATCGCTGGATGATGCAAAGGTGTTGGCCGAGACTGTAAAGAGAACCGGCAAGACCCTGTTCCTGACTCACACCTATACCGGTTATCCTATGGTGCGACAGGCGCGAGAAATGGTTGCCAATGGCGCCATTGGCGCGTTGCGCCGGGTGCAGGTGGAATATGCTCAGGATTGGCTTGCCGCGCCGGATGAGGATCCTGAATCGGCCAGCGCAAACTGGCGCAATGATCCCAAGAAGGCCGGGCAGGGCGGTGCTATCGGTGATATCGGCACCCATTCCTACAATCTGGCCGCTTTTGTGTCTGGGGTAGAGCCAACCGAAATTTTGGCCGAGCTGACTGCGCTGGTGCCGGGGCGACAGGTGGATGATGATGCCTGCATTCTGCTGCGTTATGCCAACGGGGCCAAGGGATCCATCTGGGCCAGTCAGGTGGTTGCGGGCAATGGCAATAATCTCTCCCTACGCATTTATGGTGCCAAGGGTGGCCTTGAATGGTGGCAGGAGAAGCCGGAAGAGCTGTGGTATACGCCGCTTGGCGAGCCACGTCGCCTTTTGCGCCGTAACGGGGTTGAGAATACCCCTGCTGCGGTGGCTGGCAGCCGCATTCCGGCAGCGCATCCGGAAGGCTATCTGGAGGCCTTTGCCAATATCTATCGTGATGCCGCCGATGCAATCGAGGCAAATGAAGCTGCAGTGCTTGTGCCAAATGCCGATGACGGTGTCAGTGGTTTGGCTTTTGTTGAAGCCAGCCTTGAGTCTTCGGCCAAGGGCGGTGTCTGGGTGTCTCTCAAAGACAAGGCCTAG
- a CDS encoding sugar phosphate isomerase/epimerase, with protein MKTLKGPGLFLAQFVGDKPPFNDLFAMARWAAALGYKGLQIPTGDNLFDLDLAATSKGYCDELKGKLAELGVEITELSTHIQGQLVAVHPAYDALFDNFAPEAVRGNPKARQEWAVEHVKKVGLVSKNLGLDTHVSFSGALAWPYVYPWPQRPGGLVEEAFSELANRWKPILDYHEELGVDVAYELHPGEDLHDGVTFERFLEELDGHSRANILYDPSHFVLQALDYLAFIDIYHDRIKAFHVKDAELQYSGRSGVYGGYQSWVDRPGRFRSLGDGGVDFKGIFSKMAQYDFEGWAVLEWECALKHPEDGAREGATFIADHIIHVTEHAFDDFASSGVDGATNRRLLGLSED; from the coding sequence ATGAAGACACTGAAAGGCCCCGGGCTGTTTCTAGCCCAGTTCGTCGGAGATAAGCCCCCCTTCAATGATCTTTTTGCCATGGCCAGATGGGCGGCAGCCCTTGGTTACAAGGGTTTGCAGATCCCGACCGGTGACAATCTGTTCGATCTGGATCTGGCTGCGACATCCAAGGGCTATTGTGATGAGCTGAAAGGCAAGCTGGCAGAGCTTGGCGTGGAGATCACAGAACTCTCAACGCATATTCAAGGTCAGTTGGTGGCCGTGCATCCGGCTTATGATGCGTTGTTTGACAATTTTGCACCGGAAGCCGTGCGCGGGAATCCGAAAGCCCGTCAGGAATGGGCGGTCGAGCATGTCAAGAAGGTGGGCCTTGTGTCAAAAAATCTCGGCCTTGATACGCATGTGAGTTTTTCGGGCGCGTTGGCATGGCCCTATGTCTATCCATGGCCGCAGCGCCCGGGTGGTCTGGTAGAAGAGGCCTTCTCTGAGCTGGCCAATCGCTGGAAACCGATTCTGGACTATCATGAAGAACTGGGTGTTGATGTGGCCTATGAGTTGCATCCGGGCGAAGACCTGCATGACGGAGTTACCTTCGAGCGCTTCCTTGAAGAGCTGGACGGTCACAGCCGCGCCAATATTCTTTATGATCCATCCCACTTCGTGCTTCAGGCGCTGGATTATCTGGCCTTCATCGATATCTACCACGACCGGATCAAGGCTTTTCATGTGAAGGATGCCGAGCTGCAATATAGTGGCCGGTCTGGCGTTTATGGTGGCTATCAGTCCTGGGTGGATCGTCCGGGCCGTTTCCGCTCGCTGGGCGATGGCGGGGTCGATTTCAAGGGCATATTCTCGAAAATGGCCCAGTATGACTTTGAAGGTTGGGCCGTTCTTGAATGGGAATGCGCGCTCAAGCATCCTGAAGATGGAGCCCGCGAAGGGGCCACCTTCATTGCCGATCACATCATCCATGTAACCGAACATGCGTTTGATGATTTTGCCAGCTCCGGCGTGGATGGGGCAACCAATCGTCGACTGCTGGGATTGAGTGAGGACTGA
- a CDS encoding aldo/keto reductase, with amino-acid sequence MKYNYLGHSGLKVSALQLGTMTFGGEGFFAKAGNLDVTAAKRQIDMVLDAGVNMLDTSNVYSMGLSEEIIGKAIEGRRKDLLLATKVRFPMGEGPNDRGLSRHHIIEACEGSLKRLGTDCIDLYWCHEWDGMTPVEETLRAMDDLMQAGKIRYLGVSNFSGWHIMKYLSAAEKEHLIRPVAQQIHYTLQAREAEQELLPVGIDQGLGAVIWSPLACGLLTGKYRRGKPDPEGTRRVQGWTEPPVHDIEALYDIVEVLIEVADGYEDVTPAQVALAWLTSRPGVASAIVGARNDEQLADNLKAAELTLSQEAIEKLEKVSRKPLAYPYWHQKATASDRLSPADLSLIGPLMED; translated from the coding sequence ATGAAATACAATTATCTGGGACATTCAGGGCTCAAGGTTTCCGCTCTGCAACTGGGTACCATGACATTTGGCGGCGAAGGCTTTTTCGCCAAAGCCGGCAATCTTGATGTTACTGCGGCCAAACGGCAAATCGACATGGTGCTGGATGCTGGCGTCAATATGCTCGACACCTCGAACGTCTATTCAATGGGCCTTTCCGAAGAGATTATCGGCAAAGCCATTGAGGGCCGCCGCAAAGATCTTCTTCTGGCAACAAAAGTCCGCTTCCCAATGGGCGAAGGCCCGAACGACCGAGGCCTGTCGCGCCATCATATTATCGAGGCCTGTGAAGGAAGCCTGAAGCGGCTGGGGACCGACTGCATCGATCTCTACTGGTGCCATGAATGGGACGGCATGACACCGGTGGAAGAGACCCTGCGTGCTATGGATGATCTGATGCAGGCGGGCAAAATACGCTATCTCGGCGTGTCCAACTTCTCCGGCTGGCACATCATGAAATATCTCAGCGCCGCAGAGAAGGAGCATCTGATCCGCCCCGTCGCACAGCAGATCCACTATACGCTTCAGGCCCGCGAAGCCGAGCAGGAGCTCCTGCCAGTGGGCATTGATCAGGGATTGGGAGCGGTCATCTGGTCACCGCTGGCTTGCGGCTTGCTGACGGGCAAATATCGCCGTGGCAAACCCGATCCGGAAGGCACGCGCCGCGTTCAGGGTTGGACAGAGCCTCCCGTTCACGACATCGAAGCATTGTATGATATCGTCGAGGTGCTCATCGAAGTCGCTGATGGCTATGAAGACGTCACCCCGGCGCAGGTCGCTCTGGCTTGGCTTACGAGCCGTCCCGGCGTCGCCAGCGCCATTGTCGGCGCCCGCAATGATGAACAGCTTGCGGACAACCTAAAGGCAGCAGAGCTGACGCTCTCCCAAGAGGCCATTGAAAAGCTGGAGAAGGTCAGCCGCAAGCCTCTCGCCTATCCTTATTGGCATCAGAAAGCCACGGCGTCGGATCGCCTGTCCCCAGCAGATTTATCCCTCATCGGCCCACTTATGGAAGACTAG
- the edd gene encoding phosphogluconate dehydratase gives MSKPLHDTLKRVTDRIMDRSRDSRAAYLAKVEAAKAKGPGRAHLTCGNLAHAFAASPEVDKPDLASARVPNLGIVTAYNDMLSAHQPYEHYPQLIRETARSFGGTAQVAGGVPAMCDGVTQGQDGMDISLFSRDLIAMATGVALSHDVFDSTVFLGVCDKIVPGLVIGAATFGHLPAVFLPAGPMPSGQGNEEKTKVRQDYAKGLVGREALLASEMASYHSAGTCTFYGTANSNQMLMEFMGLHMPGTSFINPGSELRDAVTRAAVRQALSITAKGNDFRPVADILDAKAFVNGMVGLNATGGSTNLLIHLVAMAKAAGLIVTLEDFEDISEVTPLLARAYPNGLADVNMFHAAGGLGVVVAQLLSEGMLHEDAKSVVGDSMEAYTTEPRLDANGEAEWVKGAAGSLDDKIVRAISNPFQSQGGLKKLTGSLGTAVMKVSAVAPDRHVIEAPVRIFQDQDAVKQAFKQNEFTSDTIVVVRFQGPKANGMPELHSLTPVLGILQERGLKVALVTDGRMSGASGKVPAAIHVCPEALDGGPIAKLRDGDRVRVDAKTGVLDIVDPAVLEREPVTADLSDQHVGMGRELFATFRASVSSVETGATQF, from the coding sequence ATGAGCAAACCGCTTCATGACACATTGAAACGCGTCACAGACCGCATCATGGACCGCAGCCGGGATAGTCGCGCGGCCTATCTTGCCAAGGTCGAGGCCGCCAAGGCGAAGGGGCCGGGGCGTGCGCATCTGACCTGTGGCAATCTGGCTCATGCCTTTGCCGCTTCTCCCGAGGTGGACAAGCCGGATCTGGCGAGTGCTCGGGTTCCCAATCTGGGCATCGTGACTGCCTATAACGACATGCTCTCGGCGCATCAGCCCTATGAGCATTATCCTCAGCTCATCCGTGAAACCGCGCGCAGCTTTGGCGGCACGGCGCAAGTCGCCGGAGGTGTTCCGGCCATGTGTGACGGGGTTACTCAGGGGCAGGATGGCATGGACATCTCGCTCTTTTCTCGCGATCTGATCGCCATGGCTACTGGTGTGGCGCTGTCTCATGATGTTTTCGATAGTACAGTGTTTCTTGGCGTGTGCGACAAGATTGTTCCCGGCCTCGTGATTGGAGCTGCCACCTTCGGGCATTTGCCTGCTGTGTTCCTGCCTGCCGGGCCGATGCCTTCAGGACAGGGCAACGAGGAAAAGACCAAGGTGCGGCAAGACTATGCCAAGGGGCTGGTGGGACGCGAAGCGCTGCTCGCCTCGGAAATGGCCTCCTATCACAGTGCGGGCACCTGCACCTTTTATGGTACGGCCAATTCCAACCAGATGCTGATGGAATTCATGGGCCTTCACATGCCGGGTACCAGCTTTATCAATCCGGGCTCCGAATTGCGCGATGCTGTAACGCGGGCGGCCGTCAGGCAGGCGCTGTCGATTACAGCCAAGGGCAATGATTTCCGGCCTGTTGCGGATATTCTGGATGCCAAGGCCTTTGTGAATGGCATGGTCGGGCTCAATGCGACGGGCGGCTCCACCAATCTGCTCATTCATCTGGTGGCCATGGCCAAGGCGGCAGGGCTGATTGTCACGCTCGAGGATTTCGAGGATATCTCGGAAGTCACGCCGCTGTTGGCGCGGGCTTATCCGAACGGGCTTGCTGATGTGAACATGTTCCATGCTGCAGGTGGGCTGGGTGTGGTTGTTGCCCAGTTGCTGAGCGAAGGCATGCTGCACGAAGACGCCAAGAGCGTGGTTGGTGACAGCATGGAAGCTTACACCACGGAACCGCGTCTTGATGCCAATGGCGAAGCAGAGTGGGTGAAGGGCGCTGCCGGGTCGCTTGATGACAAGATCGTGCGTGCGATCAGCAATCCGTTCCAAAGTCAGGGCGGGCTGAAAAAGCTGACCGGCTCTTTGGGCACGGCAGTGATGAAGGTCTCTGCCGTAGCACCAGATCGGCATGTGATAGAAGCTCCGGTCCGGATCTTTCAGGATCAGGACGCCGTCAAGCAGGCCTTCAAGCAGAATGAATTCACTTCAGACACCATCGTCGTGGTGCGCTTTCAGGGGCCCAAGGCGAACGGCATGCCCGAGCTGCATAGCCTGACGCCTGTGCTTGGCATTTTGCAAGAGCGGGGGCTCAAGGTGGCGCTGGTGACTGACGGGCGTATGTCCGGTGCATCGGGCAAGGTACCTGCTGCGATCCATGTCTGCCCTGAAGCGCTGGATGGCGGCCCGATCGCCAAGTTGCGCGATGGCGATAGGGTGCGCGTGGATGCCAAGACCGGGGTGTTGGACATTGTTGATCCGGCTGTGCTGGAGCGAGAGCCGGTGACTGCAGATCTCTCAGATCAGCATGTCGGCATGGGACGTGAACTCTTTGCCACTTTCCGCGCTTCGGTCAGCTCAGTGGAAACCGGAGCAACCCAGTTTTAA